A genomic segment from Spinacia oleracea cultivar Varoflay chromosome 3, BTI_SOV_V1, whole genome shotgun sequence encodes:
- the LOC110775874 gene encoding protein GFS12 isoform X3: MIEGKATCRASQNFLSLLGIPSFHDDQVPGCLRHPNLVPVLGMLKVPGYTSVVYPKAPYTLENILHYSPEALNSEWHTRFMIYQLLSALSYIHGLGLSHGNIRPSRVMLSNSLWAWLSICDRPHVQHVSGEKDEESFASPLTGKRCSAHDCLSRSLFVDLNLSSSVDWSSDFYKWWRGDLSNFEYLLVLNRLAGRRWGDHTFHTVMPWVIDFCVKPDEHCDVGWRDLSKSKWRLAKGDEQLDFTYLTSEIPHHVSDECLSELAVCSYKARRLPLSVLRLAVRAVYEPNEYPSTMQRLYQWTPDECIPEFYCDHQIFYSLHPGMSNLAVPSWAGSPQEFIKLHRDALESDRVSREIHNWIDITFGYKMSGQPAVAAKNVMLPSSQPTMPRPIGRRQLFTQPHPVRRGNTNRSRDCIIVGGAVSVLNENLVDSEKASFYETDYLRNIEEAAAFCQYSRHLSPVYSEHVVKSSPADRESPNQDSDRHGTKGTDKNFSFCMLPRVDSNSLLEYLEEDESSKGYQELLLWAHQSSHQRKLSTCVAKDIFSLGCIIAEMYLRKPLFDLVSLSTYVDCGALPGMLIELPPHVKLFVEACIQRDWRRRPSAKSLLESPFFPPTVKSAYLFIAPLQLLAKDGSRLRYAANFAKKGALRAMGTFAAEICAAYCLPLLQNSVSDVEAEWAYILFKEFLRCLKPEAVKRLVLPSIQKILQATDYSHLKVSLLQDSFVREVWNHVGKQIYLETIHPLVISNLLSSPHKNSASAASVLLTGSSEELGVPIAIQQTILPLMACFGKGLCADGTDAIVRIGAVSGENFIVSQIVPLLKNVVRSCISSSIDKPEPVQSWNTLALIDCLFVLDGLVALLEKEVVVKELLEGQSCLFVVILMRSDFELTVLQAAAATLITVCQQIGPDLTALHVVPHLKELFDELAFSQELSSLPASIGKNYDISNTKSDKETQIESRVDLVSLLYPSLATLIGIEKLRQCCATWLLLENYLLKRHNWKWEFTGESSRKSSGNLDTRKGMNAERVKSKYNPTKLLMNGVGWAVPQSQGSKGSNDMVLHKRFYEVHQNSAERDLEISKVGKCEPWFWFPSPASSWEGPDFLARTGSLKDESPWKIKASIVHSVRAHHGALRSLAVDQDECTVFTAGVGPGYKGMVQRWDLSTVDCVSGYYGHEEVVNDICILPFSGRVASCDGTIHVWNSQTGKAISIIAESSANLTQSSVPSSSTIRVNTDQASMLNSYPPSGGIFSSIDSSLYTCMHFLESAEKLVVGTGNGSLRFIDPAVGEKLHLWSSESVDYGFPSLVSAICSCGSDNMEFSSSHSWIAVGLGSGNCRLLDARSGNVIASWRAHDGYVTKLAAPEDHLLVSSSLDKTLRIWDLRKSLPPQHIVYKGHSDSILDFSVWSQDIVSISKNKIGLSSLSGTVDEYGQHRVVSQALHTADRGLRNMSVLSSIAILPFSRLFLVGTEDGQLKICC, from the exons ATGATCGAAGGTAAAGCAACATGCCGTGCTAGTCAAAATTTTCTTAGCTTACTTGGAATCCCTTCATTTCATGATGATCAAGTCCCTGGATGCTTGAGGCATCCAAATCTGGTACCTGTGCTGGGAATGCTAAAGGTGCCTGGATATACCAGTGTAGTTTACCCCAAGGCTCCTTATACGCTGGAGAACATTCTCCATTACAGTCCTGAAGCATTAAATTCTGAGTGGCATACAAGATTTATGATTTATCAGTTACTCTCCGCCCTCAGTTACATCCATGGTTTAGGGCTTTCCCATGGAAATATTCGTCCCTCTAGGGTGATGCTGTCTAATTCTTTATGGGCCTGGTTAAGCATATGTGATAGACCTCACGTGCAGCATGTATCAGGTGAAAAAGATGAAGAATCCTTCGCCTCACCCCTCACAGGAAAACGCTGTTCTGCTCATGATTGCCTATCTAGAAGCCTATTTGTTGATCTAAATCTTTCCTCATCTGTAGATTGGTCCTCAGACTTCTATAAGTGGTGGAGGGGAGACCTCAGTAACTTTGAATATCTACTTGTCTTAAACAGACTAGCTGGAAGAAGATGGGGAGACCACACATTTCATACAGTAATGCCGTGGGTAATAGATTTCTGTGTTAAGCCTGATGAACATTGTGATGTAGGGTGGAGGGATTTGAGTAAAAGCAAGTGGCGTCTGGCAAAAGGTGATGAGCAGCTGGACTTTACATATTTAACATCTGAAATTCCACATCATGTCTCAGATGAGTGCCTTTCTGAATTGGCTGTTTGCAGCTACAAAGCAAGGAGGTTACCCCTGAGTGTCCTGCGTTTGGCTGTACGTGCAGTGTATGAACCTAATGAGTATCCTTCCACTATGCAAAGACTATATCAATGGACTCCTGATGAGTGCATTCCGGAATTCTATTGTGATCACCAAATCTTttattctcttcaccctggtatGAGTAATTTAGCAGTGCCTTCTTGGGCTGGAAGTCCTCAAGAGTTCATAAAACTTCATCGAGATGCACTTGAGAGTGACCGGGTTTCACGCGAAATTCATAATTGGATTGATATTACCTTTGGATACAAAATGTCTGGTCAGCCAGCTGTAGCTGCCAAAAACGTCATGCTGCCTTCATCTCAGCCCACAATGCCTAGGCCAATTGGGCGTCGTCAACTATTCACTCAACCTCACCCTGTTCGCCGGGGTAATACTAATAGAAGTAGAGATTGCATTATTGTTGGGGGGGCTGTCTCTGTGCTCAACGAGAACTTAGTTGATAGTGAGAAAGCTTCATTCTATGAAACTGATTACTTAAGAAATATAGAAGAAGCTGCTGCATTTTGCCAATATTCTAGGCACTTGAGTCCCGTATATTCTGAACACGTTGTGAAGAGTTCCCCTGCTGACCGTGAGTCACCTAATCAGGATAGTGATCGTCATGGAACTAAAGGAACTGACAAAAACTTCAGCTTTTGCATGTTGCCTAGAGTTGATTCCAATAGTCTTCTTGAGTATCTTGAGGAGGATGAAAGTTCTAAAGGATATCAAGAGTTGCTGCTTTGGGCTCATCAATCTTCCCATCAAAGGAAACTTTCAACATGTGTTGCAAAGGATATATTTTCTCTGGGCTGTATTATTGCTGAAATGTACTTGAGGAAGCCTCTTTTTGATTTAGTTTCCTTATCCACATATGTGGACTGTGGTGCTTTGCCTGGAATGCTGATAGAACTTCCTCCTCATGTGAAACTTTTTGTTGAAGCATGCATCCAGAGAGATTGGAGGAG GAGGCCTTCTGCCAAAAGTCTTCTGGAGTCTCCATTTTTTCCACCAACAGTCAAGTCCGCATACTTATTTATTGCTCCCCTTCAGCTATTGGCAAAGGATGGGTCGCGTCTTCGCTATGCTGCTAACTTTGCGAAGAAAGGGGCCTTGAGAGCCATGGGAACTTTTGCAGCCGAAATATGTGCTGCTTACTGCTTACCTCTACTACAGAACTCTGTATCAGATGTTGAGGCTGAGTGGGCTTACATactttttaaagaatttttaaGATGTCTCAAACCCGAAGCGGTCAAGAGACTGGTGTTGCCTTCTATTCAGAAGATTTTACAG GCAACAGACTATTCACATTTGAAAGTTTCTCTTCTGCAAGATTCATTTGTGCGTGAGGTGTGGAACCATGTTGGGAAGCAAATATACCTTGAAACAATTCATCCATTGGTCATATCAAACTTGCTTAGTTCTCCACATAAAAATTCAGCATCTGCCGCATCTGTGCTATTGACTGGATCTAGTGAAGAGCTTGGTGTACCTATTGCTATTCAGCAG ACAATATTGCCTCTAATGGCTTGTTTTGGCAAGGGACTTTGTGCTGATGGAACTGATGCTATAGTTAGAATTG GTGCTGTTTCGGGTGAGAATTTTATTGTCTCACAGATCGTACCATTGCTGAAAAATGTTGTTCGCTCCTGCATTTCATCTTCTATCGATAAGCCTGAGCCTGTCCAGAGTTGGAACACTTTAGCTCTAATTGATTGTCTCTTTGTGTTGGATGGTTTAGTTGCACTATTGGAGAAAGAGGTGGTGGTCAAGGAGCTTCTTGAA GGCCAAAGTTGCTTATTTGTTGTGATTCTTATGCGAAGTGACTTTGAACTTACAGTACTTCAG GCTGCTGCTGCTACTCTCATCACAGTTTGTCAGCAGATTGGTCCAGATTTAACAGCTTTGCATGTCGTACCTCATCTGAAAGAGCTGTTTGATGAGCTTGCTTTTTCTCAAGAACTATCTAGTCTGCCTGCCTCAATTGGGAAAAACTATGACATCTCTAACACCAAATCAGACAAGGAGACACAAATTGAAAGCCGCGTGGATCTAGT GTCGCTTTTGTATCCTTCTCTTGCAACACTTATCGGCATAGAGAAACTGCGGCAATGTTGTGCTACTTGGCTGCTTCTCGAAAATTATCTCCTTAAGCGCCATAATTGGAAG TGGGAATTTACAGGAGAATCATCCAGGAAAAGTTCAGGAAACTTGGATACAAGAAAGGGCATGAATGCAGAAAGGGTCAAGTCTAAGTACAACCCAACCAAACTGCTAATGAATGGAGTTGGATGGGCGGTACCACAATCACAGGGAAGTAAAGGAAGCAATGATATGGTTCTTCATAAACGCTTTTACGAAGTTCATCAAAATTCAGCTGAAAGGGACCTGGAAATATCCAAAGTAGGTAAATGTGAACCATGGTTCTGGTTCCCTAGTCCTGCTTCTAGTTGGGAAGGGCCAGATTTTCTTGCCCGTACTGGTAGTTTGAAAGATGAAAGTCCGTGGAAGATCAAGGCATCAATTGTACACTCTGTCCGTGCTCATCATGGAGCACTAAGGTCTTTGGCTGTGGATCAAGATGAATGTACTGTATTTACTGCAGGAGTCGGTCCTGGTTATAAGGGAATGGTTCAAAGGTGGGACTTGTCAACTGTCGATTGTGTTTCTGGGTACTATGGGCACGAGGAG GTTGTGAATGACATCTGTATCCTTCCTTTCAGTGGGAGGGTGGCTTCTTGTGACGGGACCATACATGTATGGAATAGCCAAACAGGAAAAGCAATTTCAATAATTGCTGAATCATCTGCAAATTTGACCCAGTCTTCTGTCCCCTCATCTTCCACGATAAGGGTGAACACTGACCAAGCCAGTATGCTGAACTCATACCCACCTTCTGGTGGAATTTTTTCCAGCATTGATAGCAGTTTGTATACCTGCATGCATTTCTTGGAATCTGCAGAAAAGCTAGTAGTTGGTACTGGAAATGGTTCTCTCAG GTTCATCGATCCTGCTGTGGGAGAGAAGCTTCATTTGTGGAGCAGTGAATCTGTGGATTATGGTTTCCCTTCCCTTGTTTCTGCCATATGCTCTTGTGGTTCCGACAATATGGAATTCTCTTCTTCACATTCTTGGATTGCAGTGGGACTGGGCTCTGGTAATTGCAGGCTGCTTGATGCCAGAAGTGGAAATGTCATTGCCTCCTGGCGTGCTCATGATGGATATGTGACAAAG CTGGCTGCACCAGAGGATCATCTTCTTGTTTCCAGCTCTCTGGATAAAACTTTACGAATTTGGGACCTCAGAAA GAGTCTGCCACCACAACATATTGTCTACAAAGGTCACAGTGATAGTATACTGGATTTCTCTGTTTGGAGCCAAGATATAGTTTCAatttctaaaaataaaattggaCTTTCTTCTCTGTCTGGAACTGTGGATGAA TATGGCCAGCATCGTGTTGTTAGTCAGGCTCTACATACAGCAGACCGAGGGTTACGAAACATGTCTGTGTTATCTAGCATAGCTATTCTTCCTTTCTCACGACTTTTTCTTGTCGGAACAGAGGATGGTCAGCTGAAAATTTGCTGCTGA